A single region of the Ziziphus jujuba cultivar Dongzao chromosome 10, ASM3175591v1 genome encodes:
- the LOC125421142 gene encoding protein ASYMMETRIC LEAVES 2: MASSSNSPCAACKFLRRKCQPECVFAPYFPPDQPQKFANVHKVFGASNVTKLLNELHPHQREDAVNSLAYEADMRLRDPVYGCVGVISLLQHQLRQLQMDLSCAKSELSKYQNLGGITSHGLIAAAAAAATHNHNQNHLGSINLISSGSGAGGGGGRDHHYHHHHQFFPRDHHYQHQQQQMIATAGTNYDASLLAMNVSATASIGQLSQFQQRSAAGGNDRRTTIDPS, from the coding sequence ATGGCATCGTCATCTAATTCCCCATGTGCTGCATGCAAGTTCCTGCGTAGGAAATGCCAACCAGAATGCGTGTTCGCACCGTACTTCCCACCAGACCAGCCCCAGAAGTTCGCAAATGTTCACAAAGTGTTCGGAGCAAGCAACGTTACCAAACTTCTCAACGAGTTGCACCCCCACCAGCGTGAAGACGCCGTCAATTCCTTGGCCTACGAGGCCGATATGCGCCTCCGTGACCCTGTCTACGGCTGCGTTGGAGTCATCTCTCTCCTCCAACACCAACTCCGCCAGCTCCAAATGGACCTTAGCTGCGCCAAATCCGAACTCTCCAAGTATCAGAACCTCGGCGGCATCACCAGCCATGGCCTCATCGCAGCAGCAGCAGCGGCTGCCACACACAATCACAACCAGAACCACCTCGGCAGCATCAATCTGATTTCATCGGGTAGCGGTGCCGGCGGTGGTGGTGGACGGGATCACCACTACCACCATCATCATCAGTTTTTCCCTAGGGATCATCATTATCAGCATCAGCAGCAGCAGATGATCGCCACCGCTGGAACCAACTACGATGCCAGCCTTTTGGCCATGAACGTCTCTGCAACGGCAAGCATCGGACAGCTGAGTCAGTTCCAGCAACGTAGCGCTGCTGGAGGGAATGATCGCCGCACTACCATCGATCCCTCTTAG